One Kallotenue papyrolyticum genomic window carries:
- a CDS encoding zinc-binding dehydrogenase, whose product MKAAVFREHGPIDNLEIAEMPTPTPGPGEVLVRVRAVALNHLDLFTREGLPGLKLELPHIGGCDIAGEIEALGVGVEGWHEGQHVVINPSLWCGRCEFCLAGEESLCVRFRILGEHVRGGAAQYVVVPATNLFAIPDEYPFEQAAAAPLVFATAWRSLITQGQLRAGQSVLILGAGGGVATAAIQIAKLAGATVYAASRDEAKRRRARELGADVVLDSNEDFGREIWTLTNKRGVDVVLENVGAATWERSLRSVVKGGRVVVFGATSGPMVQIDLRQVFWKQYAIIGATMSNRREFNTVMRLIFWERKLQPVVDRVLPLDQIREAHRILEAAEQFGKLVLVP is encoded by the coding sequence ATGAAAGCTGCCGTTTTTCGCGAGCATGGCCCGATCGACAACCTGGAGATCGCCGAGATGCCGACGCCCACGCCCGGTCCCGGCGAGGTGCTGGTGCGTGTGCGCGCCGTCGCGCTCAATCATCTCGATCTCTTCACGCGCGAGGGCCTGCCCGGTCTCAAACTGGAGCTGCCGCATATCGGCGGCTGTGACATCGCCGGCGAGATCGAGGCGCTGGGCGTGGGCGTGGAGGGCTGGCACGAGGGTCAGCACGTCGTGATCAATCCGTCGTTGTGGTGCGGACGCTGCGAGTTCTGTCTGGCCGGCGAGGAGAGTCTATGCGTGCGCTTCCGCATCTTGGGCGAGCATGTGCGTGGCGGCGCGGCGCAGTACGTCGTTGTGCCGGCGACCAACCTGTTTGCCATTCCCGACGAGTATCCCTTTGAGCAGGCCGCAGCAGCACCGCTGGTCTTTGCTACGGCCTGGCGCTCATTGATCACCCAGGGGCAGCTGCGCGCCGGGCAGTCGGTGCTGATCCTGGGCGCGGGCGGGGGCGTGGCCACGGCGGCGATCCAGATCGCCAAGCTGGCCGGCGCAACGGTGTATGCTGCTTCGCGCGATGAGGCCAAACGCCGACGCGCGCGCGAGCTGGGCGCGGATGTTGTCCTCGACAGCAACGAGGATTTTGGCCGCGAGATCTGGACGCTGACCAACAAGCGTGGCGTGGATGTCGTGCTTGAAAACGTGGGTGCGGCCACTTGGGAGCGCTCGCTGCGCTCAGTGGTCAAGGGCGGGCGCGTGGTGGTCTTCGGCGCGACCAGCGGCCCCATGGTGCAGATCGATCTGCGTCAGGTCTTCTGGAAGCAATACGCGATCATCGGCGCGACCATGTCCAACCGGCGTGAGTTCAACACGGTGATGCGCCTGATCTTCTGGGAGCGCAAACTCCAGCCGGTAGTGGATCGCGTCCTGCCGCTCGACCAGATCCGCGAAGCGCACCGCATCCTGGAAGCGGCGGAGCAGTTCGGCAAGCTGGTGCTGGTGCCCTGA
- a CDS encoding class I SAM-dependent methyltransferase has protein sequence MQQGSNQTVDGPTAVHPRRHWDARYREAYQPRAPSAWLAGWLDRLAPGLALDVACGTGRNALLLAERGWRVIGVDISPVGLRIAREEARRRGLSLALAALDLDAWPLPQARFDLVCVFRFLQRPLCSRLAAALKPGGLLLYETFTVDQRRYEGGPRQDDFLLQPGELPTLFPDLEVVEHNEGIVEEGGRPRALARLAGRRPAR, from the coding sequence ATGCAGCAAGGGAGCAACCAGACCGTGGACGGTCCGACCGCTGTCCATCCCCGTCGACACTGGGATGCGCGCTACCGCGAGGCGTATCAGCCGCGCGCGCCCTCGGCCTGGCTGGCGGGCTGGCTGGACCGGCTGGCGCCCGGTCTGGCGCTGGATGTGGCCTGCGGCACGGGACGCAACGCCCTGCTGCTGGCGGAGCGCGGCTGGCGCGTGATCGGCGTGGACATCTCGCCGGTGGGCCTGCGCATCGCGCGCGAGGAAGCGCGGCGGCGCGGGCTGTCCCTGGCGCTGGCCGCGCTCGATCTGGATGCCTGGCCGCTGCCGCAGGCGCGCTTCGATCTGGTCTGCGTCTTCCGCTTTCTGCAGCGCCCGCTCTGTTCGCGTCTGGCGGCGGCGCTCAAGCCGGGCGGCCTGCTGCTCTACGAGACCTTCACCGTCGATCAGCGCCGCTACGAGGGTGGCCCGCGCCAGGATGACTTTCTGCTCCAGCCGGGCGAGCTGCCCACGCTGTTTCCGGATTTGGAGGTGGTGGAACACAACGAGGGGATTGTCGAGGAGGGTGGCCGTCCGCGGGCGCTGGCGCGTCTTGCCGGACGCAGGCCGGCGCGCTGA
- a CDS encoding 2-oxoglutarate dehydrogenase E1 component, whose amino-acid sequence MSLLELFHGPNAGYVLELYERYRQNPDAVDPETRAFFERWTPPAEAAPPPPAAAVTPGQVATPVDIERIVGAAQLARSIRELGHLAAQIDPLGSPPPGDPDLQLEAHGLSEADLAALPASIVRGPCAEGAANALEAINRLREVYCGTIGYELDHVQVAEERDWLCEAIESRRFFYGFNAERKRDLLQRLTEVETFERFLHTTYVGQKRFSLEGCDMLVPMLDSIIRNAAVGGTREVVLGMAHRGRLNVLAHILGKPYAAILAEFKSASYDRGAAPSDKGNVGWAGDVKYHLGAQRTYRESGIESMPITLAPNPSHLEFVNPVVEGRARAAQEDRTQPGAPAQNEKASLAVLIHGDAAFSGQGVVAETLNLSRLRGYRTGGTLHIIINNQIGFTTDPADARSTLYASDLAKGFEIPIVHVNADDVIGCIAVARLAHAYRERFGKDFVIDLVGYRRWGHNEGDEPSFTQPRMYAIIAKHPTVREQWARTLIDEGVIGAEDAEALVAQVTDKLQAAKREADAREAEDRRPTPAPPGLARRTQTAVPAERLLALNAALLNRPGDFHLERRLERILERRRNLEDADQPLIDWGHAEALAFASILADGIPIRLSGQDSERGTFSHRHAVLHDVASGRTFTPLQNLPQARASFAIYNSPLSEMAVLGFEYGYSSHAPNTLVLWEAQFGDFANGAQVIIDQFIVSGRAKWNQRPALVLLLPHGYEGQGPEHSSARLERFLQLAADDNIRVANPTTAAQYFHLLRRQAALLTSDPRPLIVMTPKSLLRHPKAASSLRELAEGHFQRVIDDPTGPQRLREVTRLILCSGKVYVDLISTPETAEQRHIAVARVEELYSFPADELRAVINGYPRLREIVWVQEEPRNMGAWSYIAPRLRELLPPDLPLYYVGRPESATPAEGSLAEHLIEQARIIRQALSASLDTPVTLTINTQVDA is encoded by the coding sequence ATGAGTCTATTGGAATTGTTCCACGGCCCCAATGCGGGCTACGTGCTTGAGCTGTACGAGCGCTACCGTCAAAACCCCGACGCCGTCGATCCTGAAACGCGCGCCTTCTTTGAACGTTGGACGCCACCCGCTGAAGCAGCGCCACCGCCGCCTGCCGCAGCCGTCACGCCCGGCCAGGTTGCCACACCCGTCGACATCGAGCGCATCGTCGGCGCGGCACAACTGGCGCGCTCCATCCGCGAGCTGGGCCACCTGGCGGCGCAGATCGATCCGCTGGGCAGTCCACCGCCCGGCGATCCCGATCTGCAGTTGGAGGCGCATGGCCTTAGCGAAGCCGATCTGGCGGCTCTGCCGGCGAGCATCGTGCGTGGACCCTGCGCCGAGGGCGCGGCCAACGCCCTGGAGGCGATCAACCGCCTGCGCGAGGTGTACTGCGGCACGATCGGCTATGAGCTGGACCATGTCCAGGTCGCCGAGGAGCGCGACTGGCTGTGCGAGGCGATCGAAAGCCGGCGCTTCTTCTACGGCTTCAACGCTGAGCGCAAACGCGATCTGCTGCAACGGCTGACCGAGGTCGAAACCTTTGAGCGCTTTCTGCACACCACCTACGTCGGCCAGAAGCGTTTCTCGCTGGAAGGCTGCGACATGTTGGTGCCCATGCTCGATTCGATCATCCGCAACGCCGCGGTCGGCGGCACGCGCGAGGTGGTGCTGGGCATGGCCCACCGTGGTCGGCTCAACGTACTGGCCCATATCCTGGGCAAGCCCTACGCGGCGATTCTGGCCGAGTTCAAGAGCGCCTCGTATGATCGCGGCGCAGCGCCCTCCGACAAGGGCAACGTGGGCTGGGCCGGCGATGTGAAGTACCACCTCGGCGCGCAGCGCACCTATCGCGAAAGCGGCATTGAATCCATGCCGATCACGCTGGCGCCCAATCCGAGCCATCTGGAGTTCGTCAACCCAGTGGTCGAGGGCCGCGCGCGGGCGGCGCAGGAGGATCGTACCCAGCCCGGCGCGCCGGCGCAAAACGAAAAAGCCTCGCTGGCAGTGCTGATCCACGGCGATGCCGCCTTTTCGGGTCAGGGCGTCGTCGCCGAGACGCTCAACCTCTCACGCTTGCGCGGCTACCGCACCGGCGGGACGCTGCACATCATCATCAACAACCAGATCGGCTTCACCACCGATCCGGCGGATGCCCGTTCGACGCTGTACGCCAGCGACCTGGCCAAGGGCTTCGAGATCCCGATTGTCCATGTCAACGCCGATGACGTGATCGGCTGCATCGCCGTGGCGCGGCTGGCGCACGCCTACCGCGAGCGTTTCGGCAAAGACTTCGTGATCGACCTGGTCGGCTACCGGCGCTGGGGCCACAACGAGGGCGACGAGCCGTCCTTCACCCAGCCGCGCATGTATGCGATCATCGCCAAACATCCGACCGTGCGCGAACAATGGGCGCGCACGCTGATCGACGAGGGCGTGATCGGGGCGGAAGATGCGGAGGCGCTGGTGGCGCAGGTCACCGACAAACTGCAGGCAGCTAAACGCGAAGCCGATGCGCGCGAGGCCGAGGATCGGCGGCCCACGCCCGCCCCGCCTGGCCTGGCGCGCCGCACGCAGACCGCGGTGCCCGCCGAGCGGCTGCTGGCGCTCAACGCGGCGCTGCTCAATCGTCCCGGCGACTTTCACCTGGAGCGCCGCCTCGAGCGCATTCTGGAGCGCCGCCGCAACCTGGAGGATGCCGATCAGCCGCTGATCGACTGGGGCCATGCCGAGGCGCTGGCCTTCGCCTCGATCCTAGCCGACGGCATCCCGATTCGTCTCAGCGGGCAGGACAGCGAGCGCGGCACCTTTAGCCACCGCCATGCCGTGCTCCATGATGTCGCCAGCGGACGCACCTTCACACCGCTGCAGAATCTGCCGCAGGCCAGGGCATCCTTCGCGATCTATAACAGCCCGCTGTCGGAGATGGCGGTGCTCGGCTTCGAGTACGGCTACTCGTCGCACGCGCCCAACACGCTGGTGCTGTGGGAGGCGCAGTTCGGGGACTTCGCCAACGGCGCGCAGGTGATCATCGATCAGTTCATCGTCAGCGGGCGCGCCAAGTGGAACCAGCGTCCGGCGCTGGTGCTGCTGCTGCCGCACGGCTACGAAGGCCAGGGGCCCGAGCACTCCAGCGCGCGGCTGGAACGCTTCCTGCAACTGGCTGCCGACGACAACATCCGCGTTGCCAATCCCACCACCGCCGCGCAGTACTTCCACCTGCTGCGGCGGCAGGCAGCGCTCCTGACCAGCGATCCGCGTCCGCTGATCGTCATGACGCCTAAGAGCCTGCTGCGCCATCCCAAAGCGGCTTCGTCGCTGCGCGAACTGGCGGAAGGACACTTCCAGCGCGTGATCGACGACCCGACCGGCCCGCAGCGCCTCCGCGAGGTAACGCGCCTGATCCTGTGCTCAGGCAAGGTATACGTCGATCTGATCAGCACGCCCGAGACAGCCGAGCAGCGCCATATCGCCGTCGCGCGCGTAGAAGAGCTCTACTCCTTCCCGGCGGACGAGCTGCGCGCGGTGATCAACGGCTATCCGCGTCTGCGCGAGATCGTCTGGGTGCAGGAAGAGCCGCGCAACATGGGCGCGTGGAGCTACATCGCGCCGCGGCTGCGCGAGCTGCTGCCGCCCGATCTGCCGCTCTACTATGTGGGTCGGCCCGAGTCGGCCACGCCCGCCGAAGGGTCGCTGGCCGAGCATCTGATCGAACAGGCGCGCATCATCCGCCAGGCGCTGAGCGCGTCGCTCGACACGCCGGTGACGCTGACGATTAACACGCAGGTCGATGCCTGA
- the odhB gene encoding 2-oxoglutarate dehydrogenase complex dihydrolipoyllysine-residue succinyltransferase, with protein sequence MAHEIRVPTLGESIVEATVGKWLKQVGEPVKSGEALVELETDKVTVEVAAEADGVLAEVLHQEGDNVSVGDVLGRLVPAGAAQGDGAAQTAPQPAQAAPQPQPAPQPAQALTPAPPPAQATPQTEPQPTQAAPAEHRGAVRATPVAQRMAAANQIDLRGLTGSGPGGMVTKEDIAAHLDRAPSQAAPQPAAPTPQPAPAPAPARPSAPAPAAPVAPAGPEERIRMSRRRRTIAQRLVEAQHTAAMLTTFNEVDMSAVMALRKRRGEEFQKRHGIKLGFMSFFVKAVVGALKTQPLLNAEIQGDEIVIKRYYDIGIAVATEEGLVVPVLRGADRLSFAAIERGIAELAEKARNGTLSLSELQGGTFTITNGGVFGSLLSTPILNAPQVGILGMHAIKERPVAVNGQVEIRPMMYLALSYDHRIVDGSEAVRFLVHVKELIEDPERLLLEG encoded by the coding sequence ATGGCACATGAAATTCGCGTCCCCACGCTTGGGGAGTCGATTGTCGAAGCAACCGTTGGCAAATGGCTCAAACAGGTTGGCGAGCCGGTCAAAAGCGGCGAGGCGCTGGTCGAGCTGGAGACCGATAAGGTCACCGTTGAAGTCGCCGCCGAAGCGGATGGCGTGCTGGCCGAGGTGCTGCACCAGGAGGGCGACAACGTCAGCGTCGGCGATGTGCTGGGCCGTCTGGTGCCTGCAGGCGCTGCCCAAGGCGATGGCGCTGCGCAGACCGCGCCGCAACCCGCCCAGGCCGCGCCCCAGCCACAACCTGCGCCGCAACCTGCCCAGGCGCTGACGCCGGCGCCGCCGCCCGCGCAGGCAACCCCTCAAACCGAGCCTCAGCCCACGCAGGCCGCGCCTGCCGAGCACCGTGGCGCGGTGCGCGCGACACCGGTGGCGCAGCGTATGGCCGCGGCCAACCAGATCGATCTACGCGGCCTGACCGGCAGCGGACCCGGCGGCATGGTCACCAAGGAGGATATCGCCGCGCACCTGGATCGCGCGCCGTCCCAGGCTGCTCCGCAACCGGCAGCGCCCACCCCGCAACCGGCGCCAGCGCCCGCGCCAGCTCGCCCGTCTGCGCCAGCGCCCGCCGCTCCCGTCGCGCCCGCGGGTCCGGAGGAGCGCATCCGCATGTCGCGCCGCCGCCGCACGATCGCGCAGCGGCTGGTGGAAGCGCAGCACACCGCAGCCATGCTGACCACCTTCAACGAGGTGGACATGAGCGCGGTCATGGCGCTGCGCAAACGGCGCGGCGAGGAGTTCCAGAAGCGCCACGGCATCAAGCTTGGTTTCATGTCGTTCTTTGTCAAAGCCGTGGTCGGCGCGCTCAAAACGCAACCGCTGCTCAACGCCGAGATCCAGGGCGATGAGATCGTCATCAAGCGCTATTACGACATCGGCATCGCCGTCGCCACCGAGGAAGGGCTGGTGGTGCCCGTGCTGCGCGGCGCCGACCGCCTGAGCTTCGCGGCGATCGAGCGCGGCATCGCCGAGCTGGCCGAGAAAGCGCGCAACGGCACGCTCAGCCTGAGCGAGCTGCAGGGCGGCACCTTCACGATCACCAACGGTGGGGTCTTCGGCTCGCTGCTGTCCACGCCGATCCTGAACGCGCCGCAGGTCGGCATTCTGGGCATGCACGCAATCAAGGAGCGGCCTGTGGCAGTCAACGGCCAGGTCGAGATCCGCCCGATGATGTACCTGGCGCTGTCCTACGATCACCGCATCGTGGACGGCAGTGAAGCGGTACGCTTCCTGGTGCACGTCAAGGAGCTGATCGAAGATCCGGAGCGGCTGCTGCTCGAGGGCTGA
- a CDS encoding plastocyanin/azurin family copper-binding protein, whose protein sequence is MIPLPHARHAGGRLIGLLWLALLVAGSLPGRAAQPQAGATVPIITTTDEQGHPRFLFQPDDLLVGIDTTVTWINQTIPPHTVTFENLAVDSGVITSGQSFSYTFTTPGEYRYTCSIHTDMRARVRVLPVPLLPRAWLPQVVR, encoded by the coding sequence TTGATTCCGCTCCCCCACGCGCGCCACGCCGGTGGCCGGTTGATCGGCCTGCTCTGGCTGGCGCTGCTGGTAGCCGGCTCTCTGCCGGGCCGCGCAGCGCAACCCCAGGCCGGCGCCACAGTGCCGATCATCACCACGACCGATGAGCAGGGCCATCCGCGCTTTCTGTTCCAGCCCGACGACCTGCTGGTCGGCATCGACACGACCGTCACCTGGATCAACCAGACCATTCCACCGCACACGGTCACGTTCGAGAACCTGGCGGTCGATTCGGGCGTGATCACCAGCGGGCAGTCCTTCAGCTACACCTTCACGACGCCGGGCGAGTACCGCTACACCTGCTCGATCCACACCGACATGCGCGCACGCGTGCGTGTACTGCCGGTGCCGCTCTTGCCACGCGCCTGGCTGCCGCAGGTGGTGCGCTAA
- a CDS encoding M1 family metallopeptidase, producing MRLRMVVLLCLLAGLLLPPSTHAEPPPPPPDFSPALRPAFAADAERGDLPRYTLDLTIEPQARRMSGQLRLQMRNTTGVELRDVVLRLYPHFPPDIFGDGGTARMDLSDISVQGMPTAARYEAQRTAVRLPLPQPAAPGATIELALRYRSTLEVWSERDGTLALPAFYPLLAVWQDGWRTDVTRFPDQVFAASALYAATISVPAGYSVVSSGQTVSSATRAGRTVFEIVSGPVRQFAIGVGRFAVARAAHNGIEVNVWHRPGLGLEAAAQRIALHAAASLASLEARFGPYPYRELDIHLISARRGFDIGAEFPGLIVILLNRGYTDETRYIVAHEVAHQWFYGLVGNDVYNEPWLDEAFAQYGGVLVEEDWGGPAAAERVYERQVARLAARTSLPAGLSITRYRTWNTYYAAVYGRGAQFLHTLRGELGDAAFFDGLRAYVATQRYAIASSADVERALAQRSGRDLRELFRQWLGR from the coding sequence ATGCGGCTGCGGATGGTTGTATTGCTCTGCCTGCTGGCCGGCCTGCTGCTTCCACCCTCCACGCATGCCGAACCGCCACCCCCGCCCCCCGACTTCAGCCCGGCGCTGCGGCCCGCCTTCGCCGCCGACGCCGAACGCGGCGATCTGCCGCGCTACACCCTCGACCTGACGATCGAGCCACAGGCGCGGCGCATGAGCGGGCAGCTCCGCCTTCAGATGCGCAACACCACCGGCGTCGAACTGCGCGATGTAGTGCTGCGCCTGTACCCGCATTTTCCGCCCGATATCTTCGGCGACGGCGGTACCGCGCGCATGGATCTGAGCGATATCAGCGTGCAGGGCATGCCCACCGCCGCGCGCTACGAGGCGCAGCGCACCGCAGTCCGCCTGCCGCTGCCCCAACCTGCCGCGCCGGGAGCAACCATCGAGCTCGCACTGCGCTACCGCTCCACGCTCGAGGTCTGGTCCGAGCGCGACGGTACGCTGGCCCTGCCGGCCTTCTACCCGCTGTTGGCGGTCTGGCAGGACGGCTGGCGCACCGATGTGACGCGCTTCCCCGATCAGGTGTTTGCCGCCAGCGCGCTCTACGCCGCGACGATCAGCGTGCCGGCAGGCTACAGCGTGGTCAGCAGCGGGCAGACAGTCAGCAGCGCCACGCGCGCAGGACGCACCGTCTTCGAGATCGTCAGCGGCCCGGTGCGCCAGTTTGCGATCGGCGTCGGGCGCTTCGCCGTTGCGCGCGCAGCGCACAACGGCATCGAGGTCAACGTCTGGCACCGTCCCGGCCTGGGCCTGGAAGCCGCCGCGCAGCGGATCGCGCTGCATGCCGCCGCATCGCTGGCGTCGCTCGAAGCGCGCTTCGGTCCCTATCCCTACCGCGAGCTGGACATCCATCTGATCAGCGCGCGGCGTGGCTTCGACATCGGCGCGGAGTTTCCCGGCCTGATCGTGATCCTGCTCAACCGCGGCTACACCGACGAGACGCGCTACATTGTCGCGCACGAGGTGGCACACCAGTGGTTCTACGGCCTGGTCGGCAACGATGTGTACAACGAGCCGTGGCTGGACGAAGCGTTCGCGCAGTATGGCGGCGTGCTGGTCGAGGAAGACTGGGGTGGCCCGGCCGCGGCAGAGCGCGTGTACGAGCGCCAGGTTGCGCGGCTGGCGGCGCGCACCAGCCTGCCGGCAGGGTTGAGCATCACGCGCTACCGCACCTGGAACACCTACTACGCGGCGGTGTATGGTCGTGGCGCGCAGTTCCTGCACACGCTGCGCGGCGAGCTGGGCGATGCAGCCTTTTTCGATGGCCTGCGCGCCTATGTCGCCACGCAGCGCTACGCCATCGCCAGCAGCGCGGATGTGGAACGCGCGCTAGCGCAACGCAGCGGACGCGATCTGCGAGAGCTGTTCCGGCAGTGGCTGGGACGCTAG
- a CDS encoding VWA domain-containing protein, translating to MSLSFIYPAALWLLLIVLPLLALALLAPRRLPRGRFWASLILRALLFVCLVGALAGAQLVRRVDRVTAVFLIDSSDSVSPEERTRAEEFIRAALQTMRDGDQAAIVAFGDNALVERAPSPERSLRRIQSVPNTSRTDIGEAINLGLALLPADTQKRLVLLSDGGENAGDVRRAIELARARGVPIEVVALGEATNDLVQLSDLRAPATVRQGQRLALTAIVEAGAVAPATLRLREGTRVVAERQVQLQPGRQQFDFSVEATADGLTRYSLEIIADGDTRRQNNQAAALIDVQGPPRVLIVEGRAGEAANLAAALRAAQMQPTLIAPPELPTSLAGLASYDAVVLANVAAAHLPAAALELLPAYVRDLGRGLVMLGGDRSYGVGGYGRTPLEVALPVNMEVRDRERRPDVAIVFVIDKSGSMAACHCNDPAGNSGMQSGGVVKVDIAKEAVLQASALLQSRDKVGVVAFDDAPHWALEVGQTPSLNEIQDAIAPIAPNGQTNVRGGLLAAKAALEQTDARVKHVILLTDGWSSSGNATDIAEELRAEGITLSTVAAGGGSAPYLAELAEIGGGRYYPVVNMEDVPQIFVEETIKAVGSYLIEEPFVPTLVGDSPILHGLTDQNWPSLYGYNGTELKDSAQLILRTPQGDPLLAQWQYGLGRAVAWTSDLKGQWAADLVRWERFGTLAAQLVGWTIPQQRDNALNAQARVDGTQAIISAEARDTEGRPLVDAQLNATLIGPDGRAQPVPLHQVGPGQFQAVMPSPPEGAYLVQLSAQHDGTTLGQQLVGLVVPYSPEYRQQQRNPALLEAIAQETGGSLLQTPATVFMPSQSDVRRAREIAFPLLLLAALLLPIDIAVRRLSLQRRDLAAARAWVAQRRARRWAQPLHEPLLGDLQRAKARASSRWRGSGTPAEAATGAQPSAAPEPSRTPLTSAGSETARPATPRRPAPVVEHPTPEETRPQPMPQATQSAPAPAEDDALARLRAAKARARRR from the coding sequence ATGAGCCTTTCGTTTATCTACCCGGCAGCGCTCTGGCTGCTGCTGATCGTCCTCCCGCTGCTGGCGCTGGCTCTGCTAGCTCCGCGCCGGCTGCCGCGCGGGCGATTCTGGGCCAGTCTGATCCTGCGCGCGCTGCTGTTCGTCTGCCTGGTAGGCGCGCTGGCTGGTGCGCAGCTGGTGCGCCGGGTAGATCGGGTCACGGCCGTCTTTCTGATCGATAGCTCGGACTCGGTCTCGCCCGAAGAGCGGACGCGCGCCGAAGAGTTCATCCGCGCGGCGCTGCAGACCATGCGCGACGGCGATCAGGCGGCGATCGTGGCCTTTGGCGACAATGCGCTGGTCGAACGTGCGCCCTCGCCGGAGCGTAGTCTGCGGCGGATCCAGTCCGTCCCCAATACCAGCCGCACTGACATCGGCGAGGCGATCAATCTAGGGTTGGCGTTGCTGCCGGCGGACACGCAGAAGCGTCTGGTGCTGCTTTCGGACGGCGGCGAGAACGCGGGGGACGTGCGCCGGGCGATCGAACTGGCGCGCGCCCGCGGGGTGCCGATCGAGGTGGTGGCGCTGGGCGAAGCCACCAACGATCTGGTGCAGCTTTCGGATCTGCGCGCGCCCGCGACGGTGCGTCAGGGCCAGCGTCTAGCGTTGACGGCGATCGTCGAAGCCGGTGCGGTGGCGCCGGCGACCTTGCGCCTGCGTGAGGGCACGCGCGTGGTCGCCGAGCGTCAGGTGCAGCTCCAACCCGGGCGCCAGCAGTTCGACTTTAGCGTGGAGGCGACGGCCGATGGCCTCACGCGCTATAGTCTGGAGATTATTGCCGATGGCGATACGCGCCGGCAGAACAACCAAGCGGCGGCGCTGATCGATGTGCAAGGACCACCGCGCGTGCTGATCGTCGAAGGGCGCGCCGGCGAAGCAGCCAACCTGGCGGCAGCGCTGCGCGCGGCGCAGATGCAACCCACGCTGATCGCGCCCCCTGAACTGCCGACCAGCCTGGCCGGTCTGGCCTCCTATGATGCAGTGGTGCTGGCCAATGTCGCGGCGGCGCACCTGCCGGCGGCGGCGCTGGAGCTCTTGCCGGCCTATGTGCGCGATCTGGGCCGCGGCCTGGTGATGCTGGGCGGTGACCGCTCCTATGGCGTTGGCGGCTACGGTCGTACGCCGCTGGAGGTAGCCCTGCCGGTGAACATGGAGGTGCGCGACCGTGAGCGCCGTCCGGACGTGGCGATCGTCTTTGTGATCGACAAGTCCGGTTCGATGGCGGCCTGTCACTGCAACGACCCGGCGGGCAACTCCGGCATGCAGAGCGGCGGCGTGGTCAAAGTGGATATCGCCAAAGAGGCGGTACTGCAAGCCAGCGCGCTGTTGCAATCCCGCGACAAGGTCGGCGTGGTGGCCTTCGACGATGCGCCGCACTGGGCGCTGGAGGTGGGACAGACGCCATCGTTGAATGAGATCCAGGACGCCATCGCGCCGATCGCGCCCAACGGCCAGACCAACGTGCGCGGCGGATTGCTGGCCGCCAAGGCGGCGCTCGAACAGACCGACGCGCGCGTCAAGCACGTGATCCTGCTGACCGACGGCTGGTCCTCCAGCGGCAATGCCACCGATATTGCCGAGGAGCTGCGCGCCGAGGGCATCACCCTCTCCACGGTGGCGGCGGGCGGCGGCTCGGCGCCCTACCTGGCGGAGCTGGCCGAGATCGGCGGCGGGCGCTACTACCCGGTCGTCAACATGGAAGATGTGCCGCAGATCTTTGTCGAGGAGACGATCAAAGCGGTCGGTTCCTACCTGATCGAAGAGCCGTTTGTGCCGACGTTGGTGGGCGATTCGCCGATCCTGCACGGCCTGACCGATCAGAACTGGCCCTCGCTCTACGGCTACAACGGCACCGAGCTCAAAGACAGCGCGCAACTGATCCTGCGCACGCCGCAGGGCGATCCCCTGCTGGCGCAGTGGCAGTACGGCCTGGGCCGCGCCGTGGCCTGGACTTCCGACCTCAAAGGGCAGTGGGCCGCCGATCTGGTGCGCTGGGAGCGCTTCGGCACGCTGGCCGCGCAACTGGTGGGCTGGACCATTCCGCAGCAGCGTGACAATGCGCTCAACGCCCAGGCGCGCGTGGACGGCACGCAGGCGATCATCAGCGCCGAGGCGCGCGATACCGAGGGCCGGCCGCTGGTCGATGCGCAGCTCAACGCAACGCTGATCGGGCCGGATGGACGCGCGCAACCGGTGCCGCTGCATCAAGTGGGGCCGGGACAGTTCCAGGCGGTCATGCCCAGCCCGCCGGAGGGCGCCTACCTGGTGCAACTCAGCGCGCAGCACGATGGAACGACGCTCGGGCAGCAGCTGGTTGGCTTGGTCGTTCCCTACTCGCCCGAGTATCGGCAGCAGCAGCGTAACCCGGCGCTCCTGGAGGCGATCGCCCAGGAGACCGGCGGCAGCCTGCTCCAAACGCCGGCCACGGTGTTCATGCCCAGCCAGAGCGATGTGCGCCGCGCGCGCGAGATCGCCTTTCCGCTGTTGCTGCTGGCCGCGCTGCTGTTGCCGATCGACATCGCTGTGCGGCGCCTGAGCCTGCAGCGGCGCGATCTGGCCGCGGCGCGCGCCTGGGTGGCGCAGCGCCGCGCCAGGCGGTGGGCCCAACCGCTGCATGAGCCGTTGCTCGGCGATCTGCAGCGCGCCAAAGCCCGCGCCAGCAGCCGCTGGCGTGGGAGTGGGACGCCCGCCGAGGCGGCAACCGGCGCACAGCCGAGCGCGGCGCCCGAGCCCAGCCGCACGCCGCTTACCTCAGCGGGGAGCGAGACCGCCCGGCCCGCTACGCCGCGGCGACCCGCGCCGGTGGTGGAGCATCCGACACCGGAGGAAACCCGGCCACAGCCCATGCCGCAGGCTACTCAGTCAGCGCCGGCGCCGGCGGAGGATGATGCGCTGGCACGGCTGCGCGCCGCCAAAGCGCGTGCCCGACGGCGCTGA